TAGCGGCCTGCGCCAGCGCCGGTTCAATCGCGCTGGCCCCGGCGGCGTCCACGATACGGTGTGCGACGCCGAACTCCGTCAGCACGCGGGATGCCTGAGCGGCCATATCCAGCTCTTGCTGGGTGCTGAACAGCTGCAGCACGCCCAGCGCCTGCTGTTGGTAATGGATGCCGGTCTCTTCGCGCAGTTCGCGCAGACAGCATTGACTATACTTGGCGATGCGCTGCATGCGCGCCTTGTTCGTCCGGTAGCGTTCGAGCCGGCATTCGCGGGCGAATAGCCACAGCCAGCGCCACTGATTCACATCAAGACGCGGACGCCATTTCAGCGGCGCCTGCTCCTCGAACAGCCAGCGCAGCGCCTTCGCCATCATGCCCGGCGCGGCCCAGGGGCCGGAAAAACCGGGGCATACGCCGCCCGCGTTGGCAAAACTGGCCTCCTGTCCCGGCCCGTCCCGGCGGTCGATCAGTTCCACCTCGAACCCTTGCCGGCGCAGATACCAGGCGGTGGTGACGCCGATCACGCCGGCGCCGAGTACAATCACTTTCATGGCTATTTTCCTGTCTGAGATGAAATGGGAGCCGGTTCATGCCGGTACGGCGCGCGGACCGAAGCTAAAAGACGCCGGGATAGCCGCCGCCGTCGATGAGCAGATTCTGTCCGGTGATGAAACCGGCCTGGCGCGAACACAGGAAGGCGCAGGCGGCGCCGAACTCTTCCGCTTCGCCGTAGCGCCGCGCCGGATTAGCCAGGGCGCGTTCCTGCCGGATCAGCGCTTCGTCGCGGCCGGTTTGCCGCGCCAGTTCCTCAATGTGACGCCATTGCCCTTCGGTGGCGAAGATGCCGGGCAAAATATTGTTGATGGTGACATTGTGCTGGATCACGGTGCGCGCCAGCCCGGCGACGAAGCCGGTGAGTCCGGAACGGGCGCTGTTGGACAGCCCCAACTCTAACTGGGGAATTTTGACGCTGCGCGACGTGATATTGACGATGCGGCCAAAACCGCGCGCCGTCATGCCGTCGACGGTCAGGCGCATCATCTCAATCGGGCCGAGCATCATACTGTCAAGCGCCGCCAGCCACTGTCGGCGATCCCACTGACGAAAGTCGCCGGGGGCGGGGCCGCTGGCGTTATTAATCAAAATGTCGGGTTCAGGGCAGGCCGCCAACGCGGCCATGCGCCCCTGTTCCGTGGTGATATCGGCCACCGTCGCGGCCGGCGACGTGCCGCAGAGCTTGCGGATCTCCTGCTGCGCCTGTTGCAGACTGGCGGCGGTTCTGGCCAGCAGCGTCACCTGCGCGCCTTCCCGCGCCAGCTGTAGCGCGGCGGCTTTACCCAGTCCGCGGTTGCCGCCCCAGACCAGCGCTTTTTTGCCTTCAATGCCTAAATTCATCGCGGATGCTCCGGTTGATTATCAGGCCGTAGCCCGCTGTAATGGGGCCGCATGTCGCTGGCCGCGCGGGACCGCGTCAATCAGCAGCCGGGTGTAGGGATGCTGCGGCTGTTGCCAGATCCGGCGGTGATCGCCGCTTTCCACGCAGCGCCCGTACTGCATCACCATCACCCGGTCGGCGATATAACGCACCACCGCCAGGTCGTGAGAGATGAACAGCAACGACAGTCCCATATCGTTTTTTAGCTCCACCAGCAGGTTGAGAATCTGGGCCTGGATGGAAACATCGAGCGCCGAGACCGGTTCATCGCAGATGACCAGCCGCGGCTGTACGATCAGCGCCCTGGCGATGCCGATGCGCTGGCGCTGACCGCCGGAAAACTCATGCGGGTAACGGTCCAGGCTATTCTGCGCCAGCCCGACGCGATCGATCATCCGCCGGACCCTGCGCCGGCGCTCGGCCTTATCGCCAATACCATGCACGATCAGCGGTATTTCAAGAATATGGCGGATATCGTGACGGGGATTGAGCGAGGCATAGGGATCCTGAAATATCATCTGCACCTGGCGGCGCAGCGGCTGCAACTGCGACTCCTTCAGGCGGGTAATGTCCTTACCGTCGAGGATCACCTGCCCCTGCGCGGACGGCAGCAGGCGCAGGATGGTTTTCGACAACGTGGACTTGCCGCAGCCGGATTCGCCCACCAGCCCCAGCGTCTCGCCGGGAAAAATATCCAGCGACACATCGTCCACGGCGGCGATGCGGCCCTGCGCCGTCTGGTATTCGGTGCGAATATTCTTCAACGATAGCAGCGCACGCCCCGTCCGGTCAGGCGTGCGAGCGGGCAGCGCCGGCGGCGTGAACAGGGTGAACGTCGGCTCGCCGTTTTCCGTACCGTGGCGGATTTCCGCCAGCCGGCCGGTGTGATAGTGCGTATCCTGTTCCATATGCAACGACGTCGCGAGCAGCCCTTGCGTATAGCGGTGCGTCGGCGAGGCGAACAGCTGCGCCGTCGGCGCTTCTTCCACCTTGCGGCCGGCGTACATCACGGCGACCCGGTCGGCCCAGCGCGCCACCAGTCCCAGATCGTGGGTGATCAGCAACAGACTCATCGATAGCTCGCGCCGCAGGCGATCGAGCAGCTCAAGGATCTGCGCCTGAATGGTGACATCCAGCGCCGTGGTGGGTTCGTCGGCGATCAGCAGGCGGGGCTGACAGGCGACCGCCATGGCGATCATCACCCGCTGGCGCTGGCCGCCGGATAGATTATGCGGATAGTCGTCGATGCGCCGGGTCGGCTCGGGAATTTTGACCAGATCGAGCAGCTCGATGGCCCTGGCGCGGGCAACGGCCGGCTTCAACGACTGATGCAGCCGCAGCGTTTCTTCGATCTGTTTGCCGATGGACAGCACCGGATTGAGCGAGGTCATCGGCTCCTGAAAAATCATTGAGATGGCGTTGCCGCGCAGCCGGCGCATTTTTTCCGCGGGCAGCGCCAGCAGATCCCGTCCTTCAAACAGGATGCGGCCGCTGATGCGCCCCGGTTCGGCGATCAGGCGCATCAGCGACAGGGCGGTGGCCGATTTGCCGCAGCCGGATTCGCCCACCAGCGCCAGAGTTTCTCCGTGCTGAATGGTTAGGTTTAAGCCGCGCACCGCCTGATGGCCGGGAAAGCTGACGTGCAGATCCTGAATATCCAGTAACGGCGTCATGCGTTTCTCTCCCGCAGGCGTGGGTTCAGCGCATCATTGAGCGCATCGCCCACCAGATTGAGTGATAACACGGTCAGCACCAGCACGCTGCCCGGCAATGCCGTCAGATACCAGGCGCTGCGCAGCGATTCGCGTCCGGCGCCGATCATCGAGCCCCAACTGACGCGGTTGGGATCGCCGAAGCCGAGGAAAGCGAGCGCCGATTCGATCAGAATGGCCGAGGCTACCATCACCGAGGTGGTGACGATAATCGACGGCAGGGCGTTCGGCAGCATCTCCTGCAGGATGATGCGCAGGCTGGAAAATCCCTGGCTGCGGGCGGCGAGCACGAAGTCGCTTTCACGCAGCGTGCGAAACTCGGCGCGCACCAGACGCGCGATGGTCGGCCAGGAGGCGATGCCGATGGCGGTGGAGATCAGCGTTACCGACGGCTGGCCGATGGCTACCAGCACCACCACCAGCAGGAAGGTGGGGAAGGTCTGGAATAGTTCTGTGATATGTACCAGCACGCTATCGATGCGGCCGCCGAAATAACCGGCCAGACTGCCTACCAGCGTACCGATGAGCAGGCTTACCAGCACCGCGCAGAAGCCAATCAGCAGCGATACCTGCGCACCGTGGACGATGCCGGCGGCGACGTCGCGGCCCAGGGAGTCGGTTCCCAACGGGTAGTTGGCGTCTTGTCCCGGCCACAGGAACGGCTGCGCCGCCATATCGAGGGGATCGCCGGGATAGGCGAAAGGAGCGATCATCGCCATAAGAAACACCGCCAGAAGCAACAGTAACCCGGCCAATCCGGCCGGATTGCGCAGAAAGTCGCGGACCGCTGGCGGCAGACGGAAGGTTTTCTCTGGCGGCGGGATAATGCCGTTGGCCGGCGCCGTGGTGCCTTCAGCGTGCGAGTTTTTCATATCAGCTTACCTTGATACGGGGATCGAGCCAGGATTGCAGCAAATCAACCAGCACGTTGGCGATAATGACCAGCAGGGCGGACAACAGCAGTACGCCAAGCAGCACGTTGAAATCACGCGCCAGTACGGCGTCCAGCGCCAGACGTCCTAGCCCCGGCCAACTGAACACGGT
This window of the Brenneria goodwinii genome carries:
- a CDS encoding SDR family oxidoreductase, translating into MNLGIEGKKALVWGGNRGLGKAAALQLAREGAQVTLLARTAASLQQAQQEIRKLCGTSPAATVADITTEQGRMAALAACPEPDILINNASGPAPGDFRQWDRRQWLAALDSMMLGPIEMMRLTVDGMTARGFGRIVNITSRSVKIPQLELGLSNSARSGLTGFVAGLARTVIQHNVTINNILPGIFATEGQWRHIEELARQTGRDEALIRQERALANPARRYGEAEEFGAACAFLCSRQAGFITGQNLLIDGGGYPGVF
- a CDS encoding ABC transporter ATP-binding protein, encoding MTPLLDIQDLHVSFPGHQAVRGLNLTIQHGETLALVGESGCGKSATALSLMRLIAEPGRISGRILFEGRDLLALPAEKMRRLRGNAISMIFQEPMTSLNPVLSIGKQIEETLRLHQSLKPAVARARAIELLDLVKIPEPTRRIDDYPHNLSGGQRQRVMIAMAVACQPRLLIADEPTTALDVTIQAQILELLDRLRRELSMSLLLITHDLGLVARWADRVAVMYAGRKVEEAPTAQLFASPTHRYTQGLLATSLHMEQDTHYHTGRLAEIRHGTENGEPTFTLFTPPALPARTPDRTGRALLSLKNIRTEYQTAQGRIAAVDDVSLDIFPGETLGLVGESGCGKSTLSKTILRLLPSAQGQVILDGKDITRLKESQLQPLRRQVQMIFQDPYASLNPRHDIRHILEIPLIVHGIGDKAERRRRVRRMIDRVGLAQNSLDRYPHEFSGGQRQRIGIARALIVQPRLVICDEPVSALDVSIQAQILNLLVELKNDMGLSLLFISHDLAVVRYIADRVMVMQYGRCVESGDHRRIWQQPQHPYTRLLIDAVPRGQRHAAPLQRATA
- a CDS encoding ABC transporter permease encodes the protein MKNSHAEGTTAPANGIIPPPEKTFRLPPAVRDFLRNPAGLAGLLLLLAVFLMAMIAPFAYPGDPLDMAAQPFLWPGQDANYPLGTDSLGRDVAAGIVHGAQVSLLIGFCAVLVSLLIGTLVGSLAGYFGGRIDSVLVHITELFQTFPTFLLVVVLVAIGQPSVTLISTAIGIASWPTIARLVRAEFRTLRESDFVLAARSQGFSSLRIILQEMLPNALPSIIVTTSVMVASAILIESALAFLGFGDPNRVSWGSMIGAGRESLRSAWYLTALPGSVLVLTVLSLNLVGDALNDALNPRLRERNA